The following are encoded in a window of Impatiens glandulifera chromosome 5, dImpGla2.1, whole genome shotgun sequence genomic DNA:
- the LOC124940290 gene encoding 1-aminocyclopropane-1-carboxylate oxidase homolog 1-like — translation MAVHFRVTGTLDMTRAREFSLAHRLRFDHLKPMVTKFPPHSKIMSSLSTQTLGDYDHKAEVRAFDNLKLGVQGLVEAGVTKVPRIFLQDTKKFQRNLTSPIIFPVIDLEGMEHDPAKRGKIVEEIGKASEVYGFFQVINHGIPIEVMDEMVEGVRAFHEQDPVERKQLYVREETRRFAYNSNFDLHSSPAANWRDTLRCRMTPYPPNPEEFPPICRDIVMEYTRHTIKFRDTLFELLSEALGLDRSHLSDIGVGKGFFLLGHYYPACPEPELTIGTAPHTDTGFITMVMQDKVGGLQVLYDDEWHDVQPIHGALVVNIADLLQLVTNNKFKSRTHRVLAQKMGPRISVATLFREHYGETNGKKFGPIKELLSEDNPPIYREATVKEFVSFRFQKGLDGSSPLDKFLL, via the exons ATGGCGGTTCATTTTCGCGTGACGGGTACCCTAGACATGACTCGTGCTCGAGAGTTTTCATTAGCCCATAGACTTCGgtttgatcacttgaagcctaTGGTTACTAAGTTTCCTCCTCATTCCAAGATCATGTCGAGCTTGAGTACTCAAACTCTTGGCGATTATGACCATAAGGCCGAGGTTAGAGCCTTTGACAATCTCAAACTCGGTGTCCAAGGCCTAGTCGAGGCCGGGGTCACCAAAGTTCCTCGTATATTCCTCCAGGACACGAAAAAATTCCAACGGAACCTGACCTCCCCTATCATTTTCCCGGTCATAGACCTTGAAGGCATGGAACATGATCCGGCCAAGCGGGGGAAGATTGTGGAGGAAATCGGGAAGGCATCAGAGGTGTATGGTTTCTTCCAAGTGATCAACCATGGCATCCCGATTGAAGTGATGGACGAGATGGTTGAGGGTGTGCGCGCATTCCACGAACAAGATCCCGTGGAGAGGAAACAATTGTATGTTAGGGAAGAGACGAGGAGATTTGCATATAACAGCAACTTCGACTTACACTCGTCCCCGGCCGCCAATTGGAGGGATACCCTAAGGTGCCGCATGACCCCCTATCCGCCTAATCCGGAAGAGTTTCCTCCAATATGCAG GGACATTGTAATGGAGTACACCCGCCACACAATTAAATTTAGAGACACGTTGTTCGAACTGCTATCAGAAGCTCTAGGGTTGGATCGAAGCCACTTGAGTGATATTGGTGTCGGAAAAGGATTCTTCTTGTTGGGTCATTACTATCCAGCCTGCCCCGAGCCTGAGCTAACAATAGGCACCGCACCACACACCGACACGGGTTTCATCACAATGGTTATGCAAGACAAAGTTGGCGGACTCCAAGTTCTCTATGATGATGAATGGCACGATGTCCAGCCTATTCATGGAGCTCTTGTTGTTAACATTGCAGATCTTCTACAG TTGGTCACAAATAATAAGTTCAAGAGCAGGACACACAGAGTTTTGGCTCAAAAGATGGGTCCGAGAATTTCTGTAGCCACACTATTTCGAGAGCATTATGGAGAGACTAACGGCAAAAAGTTTGGGCCGATTAAGGAGTTATTATCCGAGGACAACCCTCCCATTTATAGGGAGGCCACAGTTAAAGAGTTTGTTTCATTTCGTTTTCAGAAGGGGCTTGATGGGTCATCTCCATTAGACAAGTTCTTGCTCTAG